A single window of Vigna radiata var. radiata cultivar VC1973A chromosome 4, Vradiata_ver6, whole genome shotgun sequence DNA harbors:
- the LOC106758328 gene encoding probable inactive receptor kinase At2g26730 — protein MTSCVEYEVKRTLIQFLAQVSGKDGQQNSTLVWKQDSDPCKGPWQGVLCDRQNMSIKKLLLDNLNFSGTLDLAMLCNLQPLAASLTYLSLDGNKISGGMASEVGNCKQLTRLHLSGNQLAGDLPSSLAMLNNLKRLDISNNQFSGSLPDLYRISGLKMFLAQNNYLGGTIPAFEFSNFDQFNVSFNNFRGRIPNVHGYFSADSFLGNPELCGDPLPKNCSDKPMPFSEAQTSEKPKGTSKEQILMYSGYASLGVIIVLFVVLKLCRRKKGENNKVEALNNRVAASGVEKARNVSSEYKNEVSRSEFSVVPSESGMVSQSLVVLSSQAAMELRLEELLGAPAELIGRGKHGSLYKVMLDNGMMVVVKRIKDWTISSHDFKQRMQILSQAKHPHLLPPLAFYSSKQEKLLVYEYQQNGSLFKLLHGTTKALDWTSRLGIAATIAEALAFLHQEVGHHGIVHGNLKSSNILLNKNMEPCISECGIMDMDDQRGSADGGALDILKGDVYGFGVILLELLTGKLVKGNGIDLTDWVQSVVREEWTGEVFDKSLISEYASEERMVNLLQVAIRCVNPSPQVRPTMNQVALIINTIKEEDDKSLIYEV, from the exons ATGACCAGTTGTGTAGAGTACGAGGTCAAGAGAACACTGATACAATTTCTGGCACAAGTCTCTGGAAAAGATGGCCAACAGAACTCCACTTTGGTATGGAAACAAGACTCTGATCCCTGCAAGGGCCCCTGGCAAGGTGTACTCTGTGATCGTCAAAACATGTCCATAAAGAAGTTGCTACTTGATAACCTCAATTTCTCTGGAACACTTGATCTTGCTATGCTTTGCAACTTGCAGCCCCTGGCTGCATCTCTCACATATCTTAGCCTTGATGGCAACAAAATCAGTGGAGGGATGGCGTCTGAGGTTGGAAATTGCAAACAGCTCACTCGCCTGCACCTAAGTGGAAACCAACTTGCTGGAGACCTTCCTAGTTCACTTGCTATGCTGAACAATTTGAAGAGATTGGACATTTCAAATAACCAGTTTTCAGGATCTTTACCAGACTTGTATAGAATCTCAGGGCTGAAAATGTTCCTCGCACAGAACAATTACCTTGGAGGCACTATACCTGCTTTTGAGTTCTCTAATTTTGACCAATTCAATGTCTCCTTCAACAATTTCCGTGGCCGTATTCCAAACGTGCATGGCTATTTCTCTGCTGACAGCTTTCTTGGTAATCCTGAACTATGTGGAGATCCACTGCCAAAGAATTGCTCTGATAAGCCTATGCCTTTTAGTGAGGCTCAGACATCAGAAAAACCAAAGGGTACTTCCAAGGAGCAGATTCTTATGTACTCAGGGTATGCTTCATTGGGTGTCATCATTGTCCTTTTCGTAGTCTTAAAGCTGTGTAGAAGAAAGAAGGGAGAGAATAATAAAGTTGAAGCATTGAATAATAGGGTAGCGGCCAGTGGTGTTGAAAAGGCGAGAAATGTTTCAAGTGAATACAAAAATGAGGTAAGCAGATCTGAATTTTCAGTCGTCCCTTCTGAAAGTGGGATGGTTTCACAATCACTGGTGGTTCTTTCGAGCCAAGCGGCAATGGAACTGAGATTGGAGGAGTTGTTGGGAGCACCTGCAGAACTTATTGGAAGAGGAAAACATGGAAGTCTTTATAAGGTGATGCTTGACAATGGGATGATGGTAGTTGTGAAAAGGATCAAGGATTGGACTATTTCAAGCCACGATTTCAAACAAAGAATGCAAATACTGAGCCAAGCAAAGCACCCTCATCTCCTTCCACCACTTGCTTTCTATTCTTCTAAACAAGAAAAGCTTTTGGTGTATGAATATCAGCAGAATGGCAGTTTATTCAAGCTCCTACATG GAACTACAAAAGCCTTAGACTGGACCAGCAGACTTGGGATTGCAGCAACAATTGCTGAGGCATTAGCTTTCCTGCACCAAGAGGTAGGCCATCATGGTATTGTTCATGGAAATCTGAAATCCTCCAACATTTTGCTAAACAAGAATATGGAGCCATGCATAAGTGAATGTGGCATTATGGATATGGATGATCAAAGAGGTTCAGCTGATGGTGGTGCATTAGATATCTTAAAAGGAGATGTTTATGGGTTTGGTGTGATTCTTCTTGAACTGCTTACTGGTAAGTTAGTGAAGGGAAATGGGATTGACTTGACTGATTGGGTTCAGTCAGTTGTGAGGGAAGAATGGACAGGTGAAGTCTTTGATAAGTCTCTGATATCAGAGTATGCAAGCGAAGAGAGAATGGTGAATTTGCTTCAAGTGGCTATAAGATGTGTGAATCCTTCACCACAGGTAAGGCCAACCATGAACCAAGTTGCTCTCATCATTAACACTATCAAAGAAGAAGACGATAAATCATTGATCTATGAAGTCTGA
- the LOC106758130 gene encoding RING-H2 finger protein ATL46, which translates to MNGKWSFDHTHLKMAWIQHQIQQKDGYLIYPPPVLPPPSPPSWGAFHKESMSSSSSSSSSPSPSSSGARISPAVLFIIVILAVLFFISGLLHLLVRFLMKNPSSSASSQSNRNQENATSDTLQRQLQQLFHLHDSGLDQAFIDGLPVFQYKEIKGLKEPFDCAVCLCEFSEKDKLRLLPMCSHAFHISCIDTWLLSNSSCPLCRGTLLTPGFPLENPLFDFDDLRDDNGEPEFTTRQKTIEIEETVVEKGVFPVRLGKFRRLDMEAEVAAGGETSSNNLDARRCYSMGSYQYVLGNSDLRITLSHDREGRQAQFLKGTENLERLSVEGDIEGKKITSVCKGESFSVSKIWQWSQKGKFSVSSDTQMSMPSSLITDLPWMRETRRI; encoded by the coding sequence ATGAATGGTAAGTGGTCCTTTGACCATACCCATTTGAAGATGGCTTGGATTCAGCATCAAATCCAACAAAAAGATGGTTACTTGATCTATCCACCACCGGTTTTGCCTCCCCCTTCACCACCAAGTTGGGGTGCATTCCACAAAGAATCAATGTCttcgtcgtcatcatcatcatcatctccctCACCTTCATCCTCTGGTGCTAGAATTAGTCCTGCTGTGCTTTTCATCATTGTGATTCTGGCTGTTCTATTTTTCATCTCTGGCCTGCTCCACCTGCTTGTTAGATTTCTCATGAAGAACCCTTCTTCCTCAGCATCTTCTCAGTCCAATAGGAACCAGGAAAATGCAACCTCTGATACTCTTCAAAGGCAGCTGCAACAGCTGTTCCATCTTCATGATTCTGGTCTGGACCAGGCTTTTATTGATGGACTTCCTGTTTTCCAATACAAGGAGATAAAGGGGTTGAAGGAGCCATTTGACTGTGCTGTCTGTCTCTGTGAGTTTTCTGAAAAGGATAAACTTAGGTTGCTGCCTATGTGTAGCCATGCCTTTCATATCAGCTGTATAGACACCTGGCTTTTGTCCAACTCCTCATGCCCTCTTTGCAGGGGTACCCTCCTTACTCCTGGCTTTCCCCTTGAAAATccattgtttgattttgatgatttGAGGGATGATAATGGGGAACCTGAGTTCACAACTAGGCAGAAAACGATTGAAATTGAAGAAACTGTGGTAGAGAAGGGGGTTTTCCCTGTGAGACTTGGCAAATTCAGAAGGCTTGATATGGAGGCAGAGGTAGCTGCTGGAGGAGAGACTAGTAGCAATAATTTGGATGCCAGAAGGTGTTATTCCATGGGATCTTATCAGTACGTGCTTGGGAATTCAGACCTCAGAATAACCTTGAGCCATGACCGAGAAGGTCGTCAAGCACAGTTCTTGAAAGGAACAGAAAATTTAGAGAGACTTTCAGTTGAGGGGGATATTGAAGGAAAGAAGATTACAAGTGTGTGTAAAGGTGAGAGCTTTTCTGTTTCCAAAATCTGGCAGTGGTCACAGAAGGGAAAATTTTCAGTTTCTTCTGATACCCAGATGAGTATGCCCTCTTCTCTTATCACGGATTTGCCTTGGATGAGAGAAACAAGAAGGATATGA